One Chloroflexota bacterium genomic region harbors:
- a CDS encoding glucose 1-dehydrogenase, whose product MRLQGKVAIITGAAGGMGAEEARLFAREGAKVVIADVLDDEGKQVEAEIAEAGGEATYIRTNVTSEHSWERLIAETVSLYGKLDILVNNAGVSSSSEVDKLDFDGWKRIMDVNATGVFLGTKYAVEQMRQTGGGAIVNISSIMGFVGGEGGHPAYHASKGAVRIFTKAMAVQYGPEGIRVNSIHPGFMPPMRTSTPDDAQRAEQVRLTPLRRTGELIEVANGVLFLASDEASFVTGTELVIDGGFIAR is encoded by the coding sequence ATGCGACTACAAGGCAAGGTAGCGATCATTACGGGCGCGGCGGGCGGTATGGGCGCGGAGGAAGCGCGGCTGTTCGCGCGGGAAGGCGCGAAGGTGGTCATCGCCGATGTGCTGGACGACGAGGGCAAGCAGGTCGAAGCGGAGATTGCGGAAGCAGGCGGCGAGGCGACTTATATCCGCACGAATGTTACCAGCGAGCATAGCTGGGAACGCCTGATTGCGGAGACCGTTTCGCTGTACGGCAAACTGGACATTCTGGTTAACAACGCCGGAGTCAGCAGTTCGTCTGAGGTTGACAAATTGGACTTCGACGGCTGGAAGCGGATTATGGATGTCAACGCGACGGGCGTGTTCCTAGGGACGAAATACGCCGTGGAGCAGATGCGGCAGACGGGCGGCGGCGCCATCGTCAACATCTCGTCGATAATGGGCTTCGTGGGCGGAGAAGGCGGACATCCAGCGTACCATGCGTCGAAGGGCGCGGTTCGCATATTCACGAAGGCGATGGCGGTACAGTATGGACCTGAAGGCATCCGCGTCAACTCCATTCATCCGGGATTTATGCCGCCAATGCGAACATCCACGCCGGACGACGCGCAGCGCGCCGAACAAGTGCGCCTGACGCCATTACGCCGGACTGGTGAACTGATAGAAGTCGCCAATGGCGTGTTGTTCTTGGCATCGGACGAAGCGTCGTTCGTCACCGGAACTGAGCTGGTGATAGACGGTGGATTTATTGCGCGGTAA
- a CDS encoding class I SAM-dependent methyltransferase, with protein MGAGDKMNRMYDEFAHLWPLISHHSDYEMEAVHWRNALTSELGQGRLRILELGVGGGNNLHHILYPNCDDSLSADAACHGEHMRRDLPAHDVTVVDPSAKMLANCKRLNPTVAQHIGDMRTVRLYEKFDAVLIHDAVCHLMSEDDIGATLATAREHLRDGGVLIMAPDWYTETYPGTQLDAGIRRDVTPEFVSIEFDHDPDPDDNMLESVFVYIFKGADGSARVEIDRHITGIFPLSTWLALMEAAGFRAKTLPYPVHEDGRDGWLLVGKLNASDDARLRDRVTAQ; from the coding sequence ATGGGTGCAGGTGACAAGATGAACCGAATGTATGACGAATTCGCCCACCTTTGGCCGCTCATCAGCCACCACTCGGACTACGAGATGGAGGCGGTACACTGGCGTAACGCGCTGACATCTGAGTTAGGGCAGGGCAGGCTGAGAATTCTCGAGCTAGGTGTGGGCGGCGGCAACAACCTACATCATATACTATATCCCAACTGCGACGATAGCCTGTCCGCCGATGCCGCATGCCACGGCGAGCATATGCGGCGCGACCTGCCGGCGCACGATGTAACAGTCGTCGATCCGTCCGCGAAGATGCTCGCCAACTGCAAGCGGCTCAATCCCACTGTCGCGCAACACATAGGCGATATGCGCACTGTACGGCTGTACGAGAAGTTCGACGCGGTGCTGATTCACGATGCCGTCTGCCACCTGATGAGCGAAGACGACATCGGCGCAACGCTTGCGACTGCGCGGGAGCATTTGCGCGATGGCGGTGTGCTTATCATGGCGCCGGACTGGTACACCGAGACTTATCCCGGCACACAGCTTGACGCCGGCATACGGCGCGACGTAACGCCAGAATTCGTATCCATCGAGTTTGACCATGACCCTGACCCAGACGATAACATGCTCGAATCCGTGTTCGTGTACATCTTCAAGGGCGCGGACGGCAGCGCGCGCGTGGAAATAGACCGCCATATTACCGGCATATTCCCGCTGAGCACTTGGCTTGCTCTGATGGAGGCGGCAGGCTTTCGCGCCAAGACACTGCCGTACCCGGTGCACGAAGACGGCAGGGACGGGTGGTTGCTAGTGGGTAAATTGAATGCGAGCGACGATGCCCGACTGCGAGACCGCGTTACCGCGCAATAA
- a CDS encoding branched-chain amino acid aminotransferase produces the protein MTDYISYFNGEWVPLSQVRIDPDDRGFTTGDVVFDVERTFNGKTFRMSYHIARLYRSLQYARMDPGLSPEEMHAISEEVVARNEDARAEVGDYYVRQFVTRGKGRWAHSAGPPSVCVRVSPIDLGRYAPAYTDGLHAVVARTRSYSPESLDSKIKHQSRMNFELAEFEAADVDPEAWPLLTDLDGNITEGTSNNVFIITDGVIRTPGDSTILQGGSRSMVLELASQLGIPFAQEELQPYDLYTSDEVFFSRTGPCILPVTRVDNRIVADGKPGEITQQLLAAWSETVGVNIIDQVMSQA, from the coding sequence ATGACCGACTATATTTCGTATTTCAACGGTGAATGGGTACCATTGAGCCAGGTTCGCATCGACCCCGACGACCGCGGTTTCACGACTGGCGATGTGGTGTTCGATGTGGAGCGCACCTTCAACGGCAAGACCTTTCGCATGAGCTACCACATCGCAAGGCTGTATCGCTCGCTTCAGTACGCGCGGATGGACCCGGGACTGTCCCCGGAGGAGATGCATGCCATAAGCGAAGAAGTCGTGGCGCGCAACGAGGACGCCCGCGCCGAAGTCGGCGATTATTATGTCCGCCAGTTCGTGACGCGCGGCAAGGGCAGGTGGGCGCACTCTGCGGGACCGCCATCGGTCTGCGTACGCGTCAGCCCCATCGATCTAGGGCGATACGCGCCGGCGTACACCGATGGGCTGCACGCGGTCGTCGCCCGAACGCGCAGCTACTCTCCGGAATCCCTGGATTCCAAGATTAAGCACCAGAGCCGTATGAACTTCGAGCTAGCCGAGTTCGAAGCGGCGGATGTTGATCCGGAGGCATGGCCACTGCTGACTGACCTTGACGGCAACATCACCGAAGGCACATCCAACAATGTGTTCATCATAACCGACGGCGTCATACGCACGCCCGGTGACAGTACGATCCTCCAGGGCGGATCGCGCAGCATGGTACTCGAACTCGCCAGCCAACTGGGTATCCCGTTCGCGCAAGAGGAACTACAGCCTTACGACTTGTACACATCCGATGAGGTGTTCTTTTCGCGCACAGGACCTTGCATCCTGCCCGTAACGAGGGTTGACAATCGCATTGTCGCCGACGGCAAGCCGGGCGAGATTACACAGCAGCTTCTGGCTGCGTGGAGTGAGACGGTAGGCGTGAACATTATCGACCAAGTGATGAGTCAAGCATAA
- a CDS encoding sodium-translocating pyrophosphatase, whose amino-acid sequence MILLAVIAGIVALAFATYLAMNVTKQDPGSEEIQFIGRAIQEGAQAFLKREYTLLAAFVVVIAIILAVFIDFDVTGRVGSVSAFPASTAISYLVGAIGSALAGYIGMSIAVRANTRTAVKAQQGLNPALRVAFNSGTVMGISVVGIGLLGVSILYLIFQDISVVAGFGFGASSIALFARVGGGIYTKAADVGADLVGKVEQGIPEDDPRNPATVADNVGDNVGDVAGMGADLFESYVGSIIATIALAAVGAAALSIANPGGFDGNLMMLPILVAAIGIFSAIIGTFLVRTGEDADMGKLLWSLRTGIIAAGILVLIGTGIAIYMLGLDFKLFWVVLIGLVAGQLIGTASEYYTSFEFKPTRDLAGQAETGPATVIIGGLGLGMLSTFIPGIVVVVAMGLTYWMAGTYGVALAAVGMLSTLGITLATDAYGPVADNAGGIAEQAHLDPAVRERTDALDSLGNTTAATGKGFAIGSAVLTALALMAAYSLSAGIQSFDLLDIRVLMGLIIGAMMPFLFAALTMQAVGRAAGAMVEEVRRQFREIKGLLEGEAEADYAQAVAISTNGAMKEMVVPGLLAVVVPVLVGIILGAAALGGLLIGAIATGFLLAIMMANAGGSWDNAKKYIEAGNLGGKGSEQHDAAVVGDTVGDPFKDTSGPALNILIKLMSIVALVFAPLFL is encoded by the coding sequence ATCATACTTCTTGCTGTGATTGCCGGCATCGTTGCGCTGGCGTTCGCCACGTACCTTGCTATGAATGTGACAAAGCAGGACCCCGGCAGCGAGGAAATCCAGTTCATCGGGCGAGCAATCCAGGAAGGTGCGCAAGCGTTCCTGAAGCGCGAATACACGCTACTCGCTGCGTTTGTCGTGGTCATCGCGATCATACTCGCGGTATTCATCGACTTCGATGTTACCGGGCGCGTGGGCAGTGTCAGCGCATTCCCCGCATCCACGGCTATATCGTATCTGGTGGGTGCGATAGGCTCGGCGCTCGCGGGCTACATAGGCATGAGCATCGCGGTTCGCGCCAACACGCGCACGGCGGTCAAGGCGCAGCAGGGCTTGAATCCGGCGCTGCGGGTCGCCTTCAACAGCGGCACGGTGATGGGCATATCGGTTGTGGGCATCGGCCTTCTTGGCGTGTCCATCCTGTATCTGATATTCCAAGACATCAGCGTGGTTGCGGGCTTCGGCTTCGGCGCATCGTCCATCGCGCTGTTCGCAAGGGTCGGCGGCGGCATCTACACGAAGGCGGCGGACGTTGGCGCGGACCTAGTCGGCAAGGTGGAGCAGGGCATACCGGAGGACGACCCGCGCAATCCGGCGACTGTCGCGGACAATGTGGGCGACAATGTGGGCGATGTCGCAGGAATGGGCGCAGACCTGTTCGAGAGCTATGTCGGCTCGATTATCGCCACTATCGCGCTCGCAGCAGTCGGCGCGGCGGCGCTCAGCATCGCCAACCCGGGCGGGTTCGACGGCAATCTTATGATGCTACCCATCCTCGTTGCCGCAATCGGCATATTCTCCGCCATCATTGGCACATTCCTCGTGCGAACGGGCGAAGACGCCGATATGGGCAAGCTACTTTGGTCATTGCGAACCGGCATCATTGCGGCAGGCATACTCGTGCTGATTGGCACGGGCATCGCAATCTACATGCTCGGGCTGGACTTCAAGCTCTTCTGGGTCGTGCTCATCGGGCTTGTCGCAGGGCAGCTAATCGGCACGGCGTCCGAGTACTACACATCGTTCGAGTTCAAGCCCACCAGAGACTTGGCAGGGCAGGCGGAAACGGGACCGGCGACCGTCATCATCGGCGGCTTGGGACTCGGCATGCTGAGCACATTCATACCCGGCATCGTTGTCGTGGTCGCAATGGGCTTGACCTACTGGATGGCTGGTACATACGGCGTGGCGCTTGCGGCGGTCGGCATGCTATCTACGCTGGGAATAACGCTTGCAACCGATGCGTACGGACCTGTCGCGGACAACGCGGGCGGCATCGCGGAGCAGGCGCACCTCGACCCGGCAGTGCGCGAACGAACTGACGCGCTCGACTCGCTCGGCAACACCACGGCTGCGACAGGCAAGGGCTTTGCCATCGGTTCCGCCGTGCTTACCGCGCTCGCGTTGATGGCGGCGTACTCGCTGTCTGCGGGCATACAGTCATTCGACCTACTGGATATCCGTGTGCTGATGGGTTTGATTATCGGCGCGATGATGCCTTTCCTGTTCGCGGCACTCACGATGCAAGCGGTCGGCAGAGCGGCAGGCGCGATGGTCGAGGAAGTGCGCCGGCAGTTCCGCGAAATCAAAGGCTTGCTCGAAGGCGAGGCGGAAGCGGACTACGCGCAGGCGGTTGCAATCAGCACTAACGGCGCGATGAAAGAGATGGTCGTGCCGGGCTTGCTCGCGGTGGTCGTGCCGGTCTTGGTCGGCATAATCCTGGGAGCGGCTGCGCTTGGCGGCTTGCTCATCGGCGCGATTGCCACCGGCTTCCTGCTCGCAATCATGATGGCGAACGCGGGCGGCTCTTGGGACAACGCGAAGAAGTACATAGAAGCAGGCAATCTCGGCGGCAAGGGCTCCGAGCAGCATGACGCGGCAGTCGTCGGCGACACCGTTGGCGACCCGTTCAAGGACACATCCGGGCCTGCGCTGAACATTCTCATCAAGCTGATGTCCATCGTCGCGCTGGTTTTCGCGCCGTTGTTCCTATAA
- a CDS encoding haloacid dehalogenase, producing MNNSPNHITQLRATAETARQSLADTDRTRERALRLSREMIRHCADSIRAIHRGEFETARGLVGSAAALVDESGALLQEHPEVYFTGYMQDALKEYVEANAVLAFIQGKPLPTPEDLQVGAAPYLGGLADTVGELRRHILDKLRRDDFDGCERALALMDEIYTILVTMDFPDAVTRGLRRSTDMVRGVLERTRGDLTVALRQQRLEALLNERAGTE from the coding sequence ATGAACAACTCTCCCAACCACATCACCCAACTCCGCGCCACCGCCGAAACCGCGCGGCAATCCCTCGCCGATACCGACAGGACGCGGGAGCGCGCGCTGCGCCTTTCGCGCGAGATGATTCGCCACTGCGCCGACTCCATTCGCGCCATTCATCGCGGCGAGTTTGAGACGGCGCGCGGGCTGGTTGGCAGCGCGGCGGCGCTTGTGGATGAGTCGGGCGCGCTGCTGCAAGAACACCCGGAAGTGTATTTCACCGGCTATATGCAGGACGCGCTGAAGGAGTATGTCGAGGCGAACGCTGTGCTCGCCTTCATTCAAGGCAAGCCACTGCCAACGCCTGAAGACTTGCAAGTTGGCGCGGCGCCGTATCTTGGTGGGCTTGCGGATACCGTCGGCGAGCTGCGCCGGCACATCTTGGACAAGCTGCGCCGAGACGATTTCGACGGCTGCGAACGCGCGCTCGCACTGATGGATGAGATTTACACCATCCTCGTGACGATGGACTTCCCGGACGCGGTTACGCGCGGATTGCGGCGCAGCACGGACATGGTTCGCGGCGTTCTTGAGCGCACACGCGGCGACCTGACTGTTGCACTGCGGCAGCAGCGATTGGAGGCGCTTCTCAATGAGCGTGCGGGGACGGAATAA
- a CDS encoding putative addiction module antidote protein: protein MSKESYTPWDSAQLLTDDEVIIEYLKAALEENDPAYFMRAVGNVARAKGVNGPTQEPRSRRASLHKSLPEERDPGIGAVMKALDGIGVQLTIAPKQV, encoded by the coding sequence ATGAGCAAAGAATCCTACACCCCTTGGGACAGCGCACAACTGCTCACCGATGACGAAGTAATCATCGAATATCTGAAGGCTGCGCTTGAAGAGAATGACCCGGCGTATTTCATGAGAGCTGTCGGCAATGTGGCGCGCGCCAAAGGCGTGAACGGTCCAACTCAAGAACCGCGGTCCCGGCGCGCGAGCTTGCACAAGTCGCTGCCCGAAGAGCGCGACCCAGGAATCGGTGCCGTAATGAAGGCGCTCGATGGCATAGGCGTTCAACTCACCATCGCGCCGAAGCAGGTTTGA
- a CDS encoding type II toxin-antitoxin system RelE/ParE family toxin, whose translation MRYEVIKSDEFLRWLSGLRDKRVQAQILVRIDRAEEGNFGDRRSVGGGVSELRVNVGQGYRIYYVIRQRRIVILLCGGDKASQQRDIRRARQMASEV comes from the coding sequence ATGAGATATGAGGTAATCAAGAGCGATGAGTTTCTGCGTTGGCTGAGCGGGTTGCGCGATAAACGAGTGCAGGCGCAGATTTTAGTTCGCATCGACCGCGCAGAGGAAGGCAATTTTGGAGACCGTAGGTCTGTCGGTGGCGGTGTCAGCGAACTTCGCGTCAATGTCGGTCAAGGCTACCGCATCTACTACGTCATACGCCAACGGCGGATAGTTATTCTGCTTTGCGGCGGGGATAAGGCGAGTCAACAACGAGACATAAGGCGCGCTAGGCAGATGGCGAGTGAAGTCTGA
- a CDS encoding HNH endonuclease: MGLPLHKHPDLGIITEGELIESVESRFENADKVIKVRGFNDLPERKTPVEEQKPIIKSLPPPQFKRKAVETSDTIWQAFVDEWETACWYCGTEKAPDRRELHLDHIEPNKGDGTNDDCFNRALACAPCNSDKGNNLDVRATIDKAFADGRIQTEARRNEIERGFRERHEWAKIRWTYIKPNKLPI; encoded by the coding sequence ATGGGACTTCCGCTCCATAAGCACCCCGATTTAGGCATCATCACGGAAGGGGAATTGATAGAGAGCGTGGAGTCGCGCTTTGAGAACGCTGATAAGGTGATTAAGGTTCGGGGCTTTAACGACCTGCCAGAACGGAAGACACCAGTTGAGGAACAGAAGCCGATAATCAAGTCATTGCCCCCTCCGCAATTCAAGCGGAAAGCGGTGGAAACCAGCGATACCATATGGCAAGCGTTTGTGGACGAATGGGAGACGGCATGCTGGTATTGCGGCACGGAGAAAGCCCCCGACCGCCGCGAACTCCACCTTGACCATATTGAACCCAACAAGGGTGATGGGACGAATGACGACTGCTTCAACCGCGCTCTAGCCTGCGCTCCTTGCAACAGCGATAAGGGCAACAATCTGGATGTTAGGGCAACGATAGACAAGGCATTTGCCGATGGGCGCATACAGACAGAAGCGCGGCGCAATGAGATTGAGCGCGGCTTTAGGGAGCGGCACGAATGGGCAAAAATACGATGGACTTACATCAAACCCAACAAACTACCGATTTGA
- the thiE gene encoding thiamine phosphate synthase: protein MTTISEERQRRIAKMHGLYVIVDPEATKGRDVVDVAAAALRGGTSVIQLRDKTRDKGEVLQVARAIKALCDEYDALFIANDDADIAYLSEAHGLHVGQTDLPVAEARRVLSPEQIIGRSNNGVEESRQSEAQGADYVAVGAIYATTTMGKSGRTALGPEMIGSVKAAVSAPVVAIGGINASNIAEVAQADADCICVVSAVTFADDVERAARELVGAI from the coding sequence ATGACCACTATCAGCGAAGAACGCCAACGCCGCATCGCCAAAATGCACGGGCTTTATGTCATCGTAGATCCGGAAGCAACTAAAGGCAGGGATGTCGTCGATGTTGCGGCGGCGGCGCTGCGAGGTGGCACAAGCGTCATCCAACTGCGCGACAAGACGCGCGACAAGGGCGAGGTGCTGCAAGTGGCGCGCGCAATCAAGGCACTGTGCGACGAGTATGACGCGCTGTTCATCGCCAATGACGACGCGGACATCGCATACCTGTCAGAGGCGCATGGACTGCATGTCGGGCAGACGGACTTGCCGGTCGCAGAGGCGCGGCGCGTTCTGTCGCCCGAGCAGATTATCGGACGGTCGAACAACGGCGTCGAAGAATCTCGCCAGTCCGAAGCGCAGGGCGCAGACTATGTAGCGGTCGGCGCGATATACGCGACAACCACCATGGGCAAGAGCGGGCGCACGGCGCTGGGCCCCGAGATGATTGGCAGCGTGAAGGCAGCGGTAAGCGCGCCGGTAGTGGCGATTGGCGGCATCAACGCGAGCAACATCGCGGAGGTTGCGCAGGCGGACGCAGACTGTATCTGCGTGGTGAGCGCAGTTACTTTCGCAGACGACGTGGAGCGGGCAGCGCGGGAGTTGGTGGGGGCGATTTAG
- a CDS encoding YraN family protein gives MNSRQETGRLGELAARRHLEAAGCAIIGTNVRCGRSEIDIVAQDGDTLVFVEVRTRRGRQLGTPEESVTPRKQQQMLTAAQRYLTETNGWQRNWRIDVVSVQLDHLNRVASLRVVRNAIEL, from the coding sequence ATGAACTCGCGCCAAGAGACGGGCAGGCTAGGGGAGCTGGCTGCGCGGCGGCACCTAGAAGCGGCCGGCTGCGCGATTATCGGCACGAATGTGCGCTGCGGCAGAAGCGAGATAGACATCGTTGCGCAAGACGGCGATACGCTCGTGTTCGTGGAAGTGCGCACGCGGCGCGGTCGTCAACTGGGCACTCCGGAAGAGTCCGTTACCCCGCGTAAGCAACAGCAAATGCTCACCGCGGCGCAGCGCTATCTCACCGAAACCAACGGCTGGCAGCGCAATTGGCGCATTGATGTAGTGTCGGTGCAGCTCGACCATCTTAACAGGGTCGCAAGCCTGCGTGTCGTCCGCAACGCCATTGAACTGTAA
- a CDS encoding ribonuclease HII: MPSVIVPTYDQEAALLEDGYTVITGVDEAGRGSLAGPVVAGAVSLPVHPSDEWIAGIRDSKLLTPRQREKALQDMGDAPVTMATGAASSAEIDAIGIVEATRTAMSRAIDALPVRPDFLLLDAILLPDLATDQRSIIKGDAKCLSIAAASIVAKETRDSMMREYSDVYPAYGFAQHKGYATRQHLDALENVGPCEIHRYSFAPVRRLVESAL; this comes from the coding sequence ATGCCTTCAGTCATTGTCCCGACTTACGACCAAGAAGCGGCTCTGCTTGAAGACGGCTACACCGTCATCACCGGAGTGGATGAAGCGGGACGCGGAAGCCTTGCAGGTCCAGTAGTGGCAGGAGCAGTGTCTTTGCCGGTTCATCCAAGCGACGAATGGATTGCGGGCATAAGGGACAGCAAGCTCCTCACGCCCCGTCAGCGCGAAAAGGCGCTGCAAGACATGGGTGACGCGCCTGTTACGATGGCGACGGGCGCAGCCTCCTCCGCTGAAATCGACGCTATCGGCATAGTCGAGGCTACCAGAACGGCAATGTCAAGGGCGATCGACGCGCTGCCCGTGCGACCGGATTTCCTCTTGCTAGACGCCATTCTCCTGCCGGACTTGGCAACCGACCAGCGTTCCATCATCAAAGGCGACGCAAAGTGTCTTTCCATTGCCGCCGCGTCCATCGTGGCGAAGGAAACACGCGATTCCATGATGCGCGAATATAGCGATGTATATCCCGCATACGGATTCGCGCAGCACAAGGGATACGCCACGCGCCAGCATCTAGACGCGCTGGAGAATGTCGGACCTTGCGAGATTCACCGCTATTCTTTCGCACCGGTGCGACGGCTTGTCGAGTCCGCGCTATGA
- a CDS encoding DinB family protein has product MDFRDIVKAALAEYMEDLDDALEGLTPEERRFQPTPESHHIDFVVWHIARVEDGLINHRIRHSQQVWERDGWHEKLGLPEHDSGFGFSVEQVVNLPHFSLDDLMAYYRTVREEAFQCIDLLTAEDLNTKIVMTADWEVTVGGMLGHLIVEEAQHVGQIAYIRGIQRGIDG; this is encoded by the coding sequence ATGGACTTCAGAGACATCGTGAAAGCTGCCTTGGCGGAATACATGGAAGACTTGGATGATGCGCTAGAGGGACTTACGCCGGAAGAGCGCCGCTTCCAGCCCACGCCCGAATCGCACCACATCGACTTCGTGGTCTGGCATATCGCGCGTGTTGAGGACGGTCTAATCAATCACCGAATTCGCCATAGCCAACAGGTCTGGGAGCGCGACGGTTGGCACGAAAAACTCGGTCTTCCCGAACACGACAGCGGCTTTGGATTTTCTGTCGAACAAGTCGTAAACCTGCCGCACTTTTCGCTCGATGATCTGATGGCATACTATAGGACGGTGCGCGAAGAGGCATTCCAGTGCATTGACCTGCTGACCGCGGAAGATCTCAACACAAAGATTGTCATGACCGCCGATTGGGAAGTTACGGTTGGTGGGATGCTAGGCCATTTGATTGTTGAAGAAGCGCAGCACGTCGGGCAGATAGCGTACATTCGCGGTATTCAGCGCGGCATTGACGGCTGA
- the mnmA gene encoding tRNA 2-thiouridine(34) synthase MnmA, with translation MNTKRVVVAMSGGVDSSVAALLLKRQGYDVVGVTMRLWSEEDAAAAPLNKRCCSVEDVQDARRVCDAIGARHYFVNFEREFQQHVIDYFVREYDRGRTPHPCLACNDKIKFDFLLRRALFMDADYIATGHYARIRHEADRTRLLKGIDAGKDQSYVLFTLRQAELNRLLLPVGEYPKSDIRRIAADAGLPVADKPDSQEICFIPDGDYRKFVGKRVEPKPGDMVDAHGNVLGTHPGIQFFTIGQRRRLGLQGNTGDPLYVTAIDSESNRVTLGRHDDLLRRDLWASRINYIAGEPPDGAIAITAKIRYKASEAPATLTPRGDWAELRFDEPQRAVTPGQAVTFYEADEIIGGGIIEIEAPAPVEVLAGR, from the coding sequence ATGAATACTAAGCGCGTCGTGGTCGCAATGAGCGGGGGAGTGGACTCCTCGGTTGCCGCCTTGCTGCTGAAGAGGCAGGGCTATGACGTCGTGGGCGTTACGATGCGGCTTTGGTCTGAGGAAGACGCCGCAGCCGCGCCGCTGAACAAGCGTTGCTGCTCGGTCGAAGATGTGCAGGACGCCCGCCGCGTGTGCGACGCCATCGGCGCACGCCACTACTTCGTCAACTTCGAGCGCGAGTTCCAACAGCACGTCATCGACTATTTCGTGCGCGAATACGACCGCGGACGCACGCCGCACCCGTGCCTCGCGTGCAACGACAAGATTAAGTTCGACTTCCTGCTGCGCCGCGCATTGTTCATGGACGCAGACTACATCGCCACAGGACACTATGCGCGCATACGGCACGAAGCCGACCGCACTCGGCTGCTCAAGGGCATAGACGCGGGCAAGGACCAGTCTTATGTGCTGTTCACGCTTCGGCAAGCAGAGTTGAACCGCCTACTGCTGCCGGTAGGCGAGTACCCGAAATCTGACATTCGCCGCATCGCGGCGGACGCCGGACTGCCGGTCGCGGACAAGCCGGATAGCCAGGAAATCTGCTTTATTCCGGACGGCGACTATCGGAAATTCGTGGGGAAGCGCGTTGAACCAAAGCCGGGCGATATGGTGGACGCGCACGGCAATGTTCTGGGCACGCACCCAGGCATCCAGTTCTTCACGATTGGGCAGCGGCGGCGCTTGGGCTTGCAGGGCAACACCGGCGACCCGCTGTATGTTACCGCCATCGACTCCGAATCCAACCGTGTGACGCTGGGCAGGCACGACGACTTGCTGCGCCGCGACTTGTGGGCCTCTCGCATCAACTACATCGCAGGAGAACCACCGGACGGCGCTATCGCCATAACCGCGAAGATTCGCTACAAGGCGAGCGAAGCGCCGGCAACGCTGACACCGCGCGGCGACTGGGCAGAACTGCGCTTCGATGAGCCGCAGCGCGCCGTTACTCCGGGTCAGGCGGTTACATTCTACGAAGCCGACGAAATCATCGGCGGCGGCATAATCGAAATCGAGGCTCCGGCTCCGGTCGAAGTGCTCGCCGGAAGGTAA
- the rsfS gene encoding ribosome silencing factor, protein MQSLDYARYAADVASDKLATDIVVLDISDISDFADYFVIISVESTRQMRSLVEDLEHALEEKGGIRHHREGAPESGWMLLDFGDVVIHVFGVEERQFYALEAAWSEATELVRIL, encoded by the coding sequence ATGCAGTCCCTCGACTACGCCCGCTACGCCGCCGATGTCGCCTCCGACAAGTTGGCGACGGACATCGTGGTGCTGGATATTTCAGACATCAGCGATTTCGCGGACTACTTCGTGATTATCAGCGTGGAGTCCACGCGGCAGATGCGCTCGCTCGTGGAAGACCTTGAGCACGCGTTGGAGGAAAAAGGCGGCATACGACACCATCGCGAAGGCGCGCCTGAATCCGGATGGATGCTGCTGGACTTCGGCGATGTCGTCATCCATGTGTTCGGCGTAGAAGAGCGGCAGTTCTACGCGCTTGAAGCGGCATGGTCGGAGGCTACCGAGCTGGTCAGGATTCTATGA
- a CDS encoding nucleoside-diphosphate kinase, producing the protein MQRTLVLIKPDAVQRGLSGEIIARLERRGLKLAGMKMLQVTPELAHKHYGAHVDKPFFAGLVEFITSSPLVAIAVEGENAVDVVRTTMGATNPVEATPGTIRGDFGLTIGMNLIHGSDSPESAETELSLFFDEGEIIDYERGIDDWIIES; encoded by the coding sequence ATGCAAAGAACCTTGGTACTCATCAAGCCCGATGCCGTGCAGCGCGGTCTCAGCGGTGAAATAATCGCGCGGCTGGAACGGCGCGGGCTGAAACTTGCTGGCATGAAGATGCTGCAAGTAACCCCGGAACTGGCGCACAAGCACTACGGCGCGCATGTGGATAAGCCCTTCTTTGCGGGGCTGGTGGAGTTCATCACCTCGTCACCGCTGGTTGCTATCGCGGTCGAGGGCGAGAATGCGGTGGATGTGGTACGAACCACGATGGGTGCGACGAATCCGGTCGAGGCGACGCCCGGCACCATTCGCGGCGACTTCGGGCTGACCATCGGAATGAATCTGATTCACGGCTCGGATTCGCCGGAATCCGCCGAGACGGAACTCTCGCTCTTCTTCGACGAAGGGGAGATTATCGACTACGAGCGCGGCATAGACGACTGGATCATAGAATCCTGA